A part of Gramella sp. MAR_2010_147 genomic DNA contains:
- a CDS encoding LytTR family DNA-binding domain-containing protein, with amino-acid sequence MKALVIDDEELARKRVLNLLEDVEAIEVIGECSNGRTAIERINLDKPDLIFLDINMKDMNGFEVLKKVEISPKPIVIFVTAYDNYALKAFDVEAFDFLLKPFKDERFFKTINKVLETTKTEANDNFEKRLVEFFHEYSKGGIQLNSVSKIPVKQGNKTALVDPAKILYIQASGYYAEIYVDGKKYVLRESLNNLAEILDSNTFVRIHRSTIANLNFVNEIIHSDYSEIDAKMTDGKLLHISKSHKKEFLEKIGI; translated from the coding sequence ATGAAAGCACTTGTTATTGACGACGAAGAACTGGCTAGAAAAAGGGTTCTAAACCTACTGGAAGATGTAGAAGCAATTGAAGTTATTGGTGAATGTTCAAACGGGCGCACCGCAATTGAAAGAATAAACTTAGATAAGCCAGATCTTATTTTCCTTGATATCAATATGAAAGATATGAATGGATTTGAAGTGTTGAAAAAAGTTGAAATTTCGCCAAAACCCATTGTTATTTTTGTCACGGCCTATGATAATTATGCGTTAAAGGCCTTTGATGTAGAAGCATTTGACTTTCTATTAAAACCATTTAAAGACGAGCGATTTTTTAAAACCATCAATAAAGTGCTTGAAACTACAAAAACAGAAGCGAATGATAATTTTGAGAAACGTCTGGTAGAATTCTTTCATGAATATTCTAAAGGCGGAATTCAACTCAATTCAGTATCAAAAATACCGGTAAAACAGGGTAATAAAACAGCTTTGGTAGATCCTGCTAAAATTTTGTACATCCAGGCTTCGGGATATTATGCAGAGATCTATGTAGACGGAAAAAAATATGTGCTTCGGGAATCTTTGAACAATCTTGCTGAGATTTTAGATAGCAACACCTTTGTTAGAATACACAGGTCCACAATAGCGAACCTCAATTTTGTAAATGAAATTATACATTCAGATTACTCTGAAATTGACGCTAAGATGACAGACGGAAAACTATTACATATCAGTAAATCCCACAAAAAGGAGTTTCTGGAAAAAATAGGAATTTAA